The following are encoded in a window of Cinclus cinclus chromosome 32, bCinCin1.1, whole genome shotgun sequence genomic DNA:
- the SLC44A2 gene encoding choline transporter-like protein 2 isoform X1, with amino-acid sequence MGGHGDNYYGKHGTPQKYDPTFKGPIYDRGCTDIICCVLLVVAIVGYVVVGVVAWTHGDPRKVIHPTDSRGQFCGQQGTPNEKKPFLFYFDIVKCASPLVLLEFQCPTTQICVSKCPDRYMTYLTAHGNAAALDYYRNFCTPEFKNPLKGPVEVLKDKECPAMLIPSTPLARRCFPAIQAKKGVIMVGNETTYDDGQGRRRNVTELLEGAKKANVVLETRQLAMKIFEDYTVSWYWIIIGLVIAMVASLIFIVLLRFLAGIMVWVMIVMVILVLGYGIFHCYMEYAKLKGEAGSDVSLADLGFQTDLRVYLHLRQTWLAFMIILCVLELVIILLLIFLRKRILIAIALIKEASRAVGHVMSSLLFPLCTFFLLCLCIAYWASTAVFLSTSNEAVYKVFNESACPFSGHTCKPETFNTSNITKLCPDAQCLFAFYGGETAYHKYLIVLQFFNVFMFFWLANFVIALGQVTLAGAFASYYWAFKKPDDMPAFPLFSAFGRALRYHTGSLAFGSLVLAIVQVIRVTLEYLDHRLKAAENKFAKFLLSCLKCCFWCLEKFIKFLNRNAYIMIAIYGTNFCTSARNAFFLLMRNIIRVAVLDKVTDFLFFLGKLLIVGSVGILAFFFFTHRIKLVQDTAPPLNYYWVPILTVIVGSYLIAHGFFSVYGMCVDTLFLCFCEDLERNDGSPERPYYMSPELSEILLKGHLEPSKSADSQG; translated from the exons GAACCCCACAGAAGTATGACCCGACTTTCAAAGGTCCCATCTATGACAG GGGCTGCACCGACATCatctgctgtgtcctgctggtgGTGGCCATCGTGGGCTACGTGGTGGTCGGCGTCGTGG CCTGGACCCACGGGGATCCCCGGAAGGTGATCCACCCCACGGACAGCCGCGGGCAGTTCTGCGGGCAGCAGGGAACCCCCAACGA gaaaaaacctttccttttttaCTTTGACATCGTCAAGTGCGCCAGCccgctggtgctgctggaattccagTGCCCGACCACACAG ATCTGTGTCAGCAAATGCCCGGACCGGTACATGACGTACCTGACGGCGCACGGGAACGCCGCAGCGCTGGATTATTACAGGAATTTCTGCACCCCCGAGTTCAAGAACCCGCTCAAG GGTCCTGTTGAGGTGCTGAAGGACAAGGAGTGTCCGGCCATGCTCATTCCCAGCACCCCAC TGGCACGGAGATGCTTCCCAGCCATCCAGGCCAAGAAGGGCGTCATCATGGTGGGCAACGAGACCACCTACGATGATGGCCAGGGGCGCCGCAGGAACGTCACCgagctgctggaaggagccAA AAAAGCCAACGTGGTGCTGGAGACCCGACAGCTGGCCATGAAGATCTTTGAGGATTACACGGTGTCCTGGTACTGGATCATCAT AGGCCTCGTCATTGCCATGGTGGCCAGCCTCATCTTCATCGTCCTGTTGCGCTTCCTGGCCGGGATCATGGTGTGGGTGATGATCGTGATGGTGATCCTGGTGCTGGGATATg GAATCTTTCACTGCTACATGGAATACGCAAAGTTGAAAGGAGAAGCTGGGTCCGACGTGTCCCTAGCGGATCTGGGCTTCCAGACCGACCTCCGTGTCTACCTCCACCTGCGGCAGACGTGGCTGGCCTTCA TGATCATCCTGTGCGTGCTGGAGCTGGTGATCATCCTGCTGCTCATCTTCCTGCGCAAGAGGATCCTCATTGCCATCGCGCTCATCAAGGAGGCCAGCAG GGCCGTCGGTCATGTCATGTCGTCGCTGCTGTTCCCCCTGTGCACCTtcttcctgctgtgcctctgcaTCGCCTACTgggccagcactgctgt CTTCCTGTCCACCTCCAACGAGGCTGTTTACAAGGTGTTCAATGAGTCCGCGTGCCCGTTCTCTGGGCATACCTGCAAGCCCGAG ACCTTCAACACCAGCAACATCACCAAGCTGTGCCCCGATGCCCAGTGCCTCTTCGCCTTTTATGGCGGCGAGACCGCCTATCACAAGTACCTCATCGTGCTGCAGTTCTTCAATGTCTTCATGTTCTTCTGGCTGGCCAACTTCGTCATCGCGCTGGGCCAGGTGACGCTGGCAGGCGCCTTCGCCTCCTACTACTGGGCCTTCAAGAAGCCCGACGACATGCCGGCCTTCCCACTCTTCTCCGCCTTTGGCCGTGCGCTCCG GTACCACACTGGCTCGCTGGCCTTTGGCTCGCTGGTTCTGGCCATAGTCCAGGTGATCAGGGTCACCCTGGAGTACTTGGACCACCGGCTGAAAG CCGCTGAGAACAAGTTTGCCAAGTTCCTCCTGAGCTGCCTCAAGTGCTGCTTCTGGTGCCTGGAAAAATTCATCAAGTTCCTCAACAGGAACGCCTACATCATG ATTGCCATCTACGGCACCAACTTCTGCACCTCGGCCCGGAACGCGTTCTTCCTGCTGATGAGGAACATCATCAG GGTGGCCGTGTTAGATAAAGTCACGgatttcctcttcttccttggGAAGCTCCTCATCGTGGGAAGTGTGG GAATTCTtgccttcttcttcttcacCCATCGGATAAAGCTGGTCCAGGACACGGCGCCGCCACTGAATTACTACTGGGTCCCAATTTTG ACGGTGATCGTGGGCTCCTACCTCATTGCCCACGGCTTCTTCAGTGTGTACGGCATGTGCGTGGACAcccttttcctttgcttct GTGAAGATCTGGAGAGAAACGATGGATCTCCGGAGAGGCCTTACTACATGTCCCCCGAGCTCAGCGAGATCCTGCTGAAGGGGCACCTAGAACCTTCCAAAAGCGCCGATAGCCAAGGCTAG
- the SLC44A2 gene encoding choline transporter-like protein 2 isoform X2 gives MGGHGDNYYGKHGTPQKYDPTFKGPIYDRGCTDIICCVLLVVAIVGYVVVGVVAWTHGDPRKVIHPTDSRGQFCGQQGTPNEKKPFLFYFDIVKCASPLVLLEFQCPTTQICVSKCPDRYMTYLTAHGNAAALDYYRNFCTPEFKNPLKGPVEVLKDKECPAMLIPSTPLARRCFPAIQAKKGVIMVGNETTYDDGQGRRRNVTELLEGAKKANVVLETRQLAMKIFEDYTVSWYWIIIGLVIAMVASLIFIVLLRFLAGIMVWVMIVMVILVLGYGIFHCYMEYAKLKGEAGSDVSLADLGFQTDLRVYLHLRQTWLAFMIILCVLELVIILLLIFLRKRILIAIALIKEASRAVGHVMSSLLFPLCTFFLLCLCIAYWASTAVFLSTSNEAVYKVFNESACPFSGHTCKPETFNTSNITKLCPDAQCLFAFYGGETAYHKYLIVLQFFNVFMFFWLANFVIALGQVTLAGAFASYYWAFKKPDDMPAFPLFSAFGRALRYHTGSLAFGSLVLAIVQVIRVTLEYLDHRLKAAENKFAKFLLSCLKCCFWCLEKFIKFLNRNAYIMIAIYGTNFCTSARNAFFLLMRNIIRVAVLDKVTDFLFFLGKLLIVGSVGILAFFFFTHRIKLVQDTAPPLNYYWVPILTVIVGSYLIAHGFFSVYGMCVDTLFLCFLEDLERNDGSAEKPYFMSQNLRKLLKKTNKGQPDA, from the exons GAACCCCACAGAAGTATGACCCGACTTTCAAAGGTCCCATCTATGACAG GGGCTGCACCGACATCatctgctgtgtcctgctggtgGTGGCCATCGTGGGCTACGTGGTGGTCGGCGTCGTGG CCTGGACCCACGGGGATCCCCGGAAGGTGATCCACCCCACGGACAGCCGCGGGCAGTTCTGCGGGCAGCAGGGAACCCCCAACGA gaaaaaacctttccttttttaCTTTGACATCGTCAAGTGCGCCAGCccgctggtgctgctggaattccagTGCCCGACCACACAG ATCTGTGTCAGCAAATGCCCGGACCGGTACATGACGTACCTGACGGCGCACGGGAACGCCGCAGCGCTGGATTATTACAGGAATTTCTGCACCCCCGAGTTCAAGAACCCGCTCAAG GGTCCTGTTGAGGTGCTGAAGGACAAGGAGTGTCCGGCCATGCTCATTCCCAGCACCCCAC TGGCACGGAGATGCTTCCCAGCCATCCAGGCCAAGAAGGGCGTCATCATGGTGGGCAACGAGACCACCTACGATGATGGCCAGGGGCGCCGCAGGAACGTCACCgagctgctggaaggagccAA AAAAGCCAACGTGGTGCTGGAGACCCGACAGCTGGCCATGAAGATCTTTGAGGATTACACGGTGTCCTGGTACTGGATCATCAT AGGCCTCGTCATTGCCATGGTGGCCAGCCTCATCTTCATCGTCCTGTTGCGCTTCCTGGCCGGGATCATGGTGTGGGTGATGATCGTGATGGTGATCCTGGTGCTGGGATATg GAATCTTTCACTGCTACATGGAATACGCAAAGTTGAAAGGAGAAGCTGGGTCCGACGTGTCCCTAGCGGATCTGGGCTTCCAGACCGACCTCCGTGTCTACCTCCACCTGCGGCAGACGTGGCTGGCCTTCA TGATCATCCTGTGCGTGCTGGAGCTGGTGATCATCCTGCTGCTCATCTTCCTGCGCAAGAGGATCCTCATTGCCATCGCGCTCATCAAGGAGGCCAGCAG GGCCGTCGGTCATGTCATGTCGTCGCTGCTGTTCCCCCTGTGCACCTtcttcctgctgtgcctctgcaTCGCCTACTgggccagcactgctgt CTTCCTGTCCACCTCCAACGAGGCTGTTTACAAGGTGTTCAATGAGTCCGCGTGCCCGTTCTCTGGGCATACCTGCAAGCCCGAG ACCTTCAACACCAGCAACATCACCAAGCTGTGCCCCGATGCCCAGTGCCTCTTCGCCTTTTATGGCGGCGAGACCGCCTATCACAAGTACCTCATCGTGCTGCAGTTCTTCAATGTCTTCATGTTCTTCTGGCTGGCCAACTTCGTCATCGCGCTGGGCCAGGTGACGCTGGCAGGCGCCTTCGCCTCCTACTACTGGGCCTTCAAGAAGCCCGACGACATGCCGGCCTTCCCACTCTTCTCCGCCTTTGGCCGTGCGCTCCG GTACCACACTGGCTCGCTGGCCTTTGGCTCGCTGGTTCTGGCCATAGTCCAGGTGATCAGGGTCACCCTGGAGTACTTGGACCACCGGCTGAAAG CCGCTGAGAACAAGTTTGCCAAGTTCCTCCTGAGCTGCCTCAAGTGCTGCTTCTGGTGCCTGGAAAAATTCATCAAGTTCCTCAACAGGAACGCCTACATCATG ATTGCCATCTACGGCACCAACTTCTGCACCTCGGCCCGGAACGCGTTCTTCCTGCTGATGAGGAACATCATCAG GGTGGCCGTGTTAGATAAAGTCACGgatttcctcttcttccttggGAAGCTCCTCATCGTGGGAAGTGTGG GAATTCTtgccttcttcttcttcacCCATCGGATAAAGCTGGTCCAGGACACGGCGCCGCCACTGAATTACTACTGGGTCCCAATTTTG ACGGTGATCGTGGGCTCCTACCTCATTGCCCACGGCTTCTTCAGTGTGTACGGCATGTGCGTGGACAcccttttcctttgcttct TGGAAGACCTGGAACGCAACGACGGCTCAGCAGAGAAGCCGTACTTCATGTCACAGAACCTGAGGAAGCTGCTCAAGAAAACCAACAAAGGCCAGCCCGACGCGTAG
- the ILF3 gene encoding interleukin enhancer-binding factor 3, producing MRPMRIFVNDDRHVMAKHSAVYPTQEELEAVQNMVSHTERALKAVSDWIDEQEKVSGEQPETESMETAAEEENKEGGDQKATEQLTRTLRGVMRVGLVAKGLLLKGDLDLELVLLCKDKPTAKLLEKVADNLGVQLAAITEDKYEIIQSVADAAIIIKNTKEPPLTLTIHLTSPVVREELEKQLAGETLSVTDSPDVLDRQKCLAALASLRHAKWFQARANGLKSCVIVIRVLRDLCTRVPTWAPLRGWPLELLCEKSIGTANRPMGAGEALRRVLECLASGIVMPDGSGIYDPCEKEATDAIGHLDRQQREDITQSAQHALRLAAFGQLHKVLGMDPLPSKMPKKPKNENPVDYTVQIPPSTTYAVTPMKRPMEEDGEEKSPSKKKKKIQKKEEKLEPPQAMNALMKLNQLKPGLQYKLVSQTGPVHAPIFTMSVEIDGSTFEASGPSKKTAKLHVAVKVLQDMGLPTGVEGKDSGKGDESAEETETKPVVVAPPPVVETVSTPTAASPPSDQTPENVKQQGPILTKHGKNPVMELNEKRRGLKYELISETGGSHDKRFVMEVEVDGQKFQGAGSNKKVAKAYAALAALEKLFPDAPVAIEQNKKKRTPVPARGGPKFPVKQHNPGFGMGGGPMHNEAPPPPNMRGRGRGGNMRGRGRGRGGFGGNHGGYMNTGAGYGSYGYGGNSATAGYSQFYSNGGHSNSGGGGGSSGYGSYYQGGDGYTAPAPPKHGGKKQQHGGGQKSSYGSGYATHQGQQPYGQGQYGGYGPGQGKQKGYGHGQGGYSYSNSYNSPGGGSDYNYESKYSYSGNSGRGGGGNNYSGGGSYNSGSHGGYGGSGGGGSSYQGKAGGYSSQSNYNSPGSQNYSGPPSSYQASQGGYGRNEHSMSYQYR from the exons atg CGCCCGATGCGGATCTTTGTGAACGACGACCGGCACGTGATGGCCAAGCACTCGGCCGTGTACCCCacgcaggaggagctggaggccGTGCAGAACATGGTTTCCCACACGGAGCGGGCGCTCAAAGCCGTCTCCGACTGGATTGATGAGCAGGAGAAAGTCAGCGGGGAGCAGCCAGAGACAGAGTCCATGGAGACGGCGGCCGAGGAGGAGAACAAGGAAGGAGG GGATCAGAAGGCCACGGAGCAGCTGACGAGGACCCTGCGGGGGGTGATGCGCGTGGGCCTGGTGGCCAAAGGCCTCCTGCTGAAGGGGGACCTGGACCTGGAGCTGGTCCTGCTGTGCAAAGACAAACCCACGGCCAAGCTCCTGGAGAAAGTCGCCGACAATCTGGGAGTGCAGCTGGCG GCCATCACCGAGGACAAGTACGAGATCATCCAGTCGGTGGCAGACGCCGCCATCATCATCAAGAACACCAAGGAGCCCCCTCTGACCCTGACCATCCACCTGACGTCGCCCGTGgtcagggaggagctggagaagcagctggCCGGAG AAACGCTCTCAGTCACCGACTCCCCGGACGTTCTGGACAGGCAGAAATGCCTTGCTGCCTTGGCGTCTCTGCGCCACGCCAAGTGGTTCCAG GCCAGGGCCAACGGGCTGAAGTCGTGCGTCATCGTCATCCGCGTGCTGCGGGACCTGTGCACTCGCGTTCCCACCTGGGCCCCGCTCCGAGGATGG cctttggagctgctgtgtgagaAATCCATCGGGACGGCGAACCGGCCGATGGGCGCGGGCGAGGCTCTGCGCCGGGTGCTGGAGTGCCTGGCCTCGGGCATCGTCATGCCAG ATGGTTCTGGTATTTATGACCCTTGTGAAAAAGAAGCCACTGATGCTATTGGGCATCTAGACAGACAACAAAGGGAAGATATCACACAGAGTGCTCAG CACGCCCTCCGGCTCGCCGCCTTCGGCCAGCTCCACAAGGTCCTGGGCATGGATcccctgccctccaaaatgccCAAGAAACCAAAGAACGAGAACCCAGTCGATTATACTG TTCAGATCCCGCCGAGCACCACGTACGCCGTAACCCCCATGAAGCGGCCGATGGAGGAGGACGGGGAGGAGAAATCCcccagcaaaaagaaaaagaagattcaGAAAAAAG AGGAAAAGCTGGAGCCTCCCCAGGCCATGAACGCGCTGATGAAGCTGAACCAGCTCAAACCAGGGCTCCAGTACAAACTGGTGTCCCAGACTGGCCCCGTGCACGCCCCCATCTTCACCATGTCCGTGGAGATTGACGGCAGCACCTTCGAGGCATCGGGGCCCTCCAAGAAAACAGCGAAGCTGCACgtggctgtgaag gtgctgcaggaCATGGGTTTGCCCACCGGAGTGGAAGGCAAAGACTCCGGGAAGGGCGACGAGTCGGCGGAGGAGACGGAGACGAAGCCGGTGGTGGTGGCTCCTCCTCCCGTCGTGGAAACGGTGTCAACGCCCACGGCAGCCTCGCCCCCTTCGGATCAGACCCCTGAG AACGTGAAGCAGCAGGGACCAATCCTCACAAAGCACGGGAAGAACCCGGTGATGGAGCTGAACGAGAAGCGGCGCGGGCTCAAGTACGAGCTGATCTCAGAGACGGGCGGGAGCCACGACAAGCGCTTTGTCATGGAG GTGGAGGTGGACGGGCAGAAGTTCCAGGGGGCTGGCTCAAACAAGAAGGTGGCCAAAGCCTACGCAGCgctggctgcactggagaagcTGTTCCCAGATGCTCCCGTTGCCATTGAgcagaacaagaagaaaagaacccCTGTTCCAGCCAGGGGTGGACCCAAATTCCCAGTCAAA cagcacaacccagggtttgggatggggggggggCCCATGCACAACGaggcccccccaccccccaacatgcggggccgcggccggggCGGCAACATGAGGGGTCGGGGGAGAGGCCGGGGCGGCTTCGGCGGCAACCACGGCGGCTACATGAACACAG gggctgggTACGGGAGTTACGGCTACGGAGGGAATTCTGCCACTGCTGGCTACA GCCAGTTCTACAGCAACGGTGGCCACTCCAActcggggggcggcggcggctcctcgGGCTACGGCTCCTACTACCAGGGCGGGGACGGGTACACGGCGCCCGCGCCGCCCAAGCACGGCggcaagaagcagcagcacgGAGGTGGCCAGAAGTCCTCGTACGGCTCCGGCTACGCCACccaccagggccagcagcccTACGGGCAGGGCCAGTACGGCGGCTACGGCCCCGGGCAGGGCAAGCAGAAGGGCTACGGCCACGGCCAGGGTGGCTACTCCTACTCCAACTCCTACAACTCGCCTGGTGGTGGCTCTGACTACAACTACGAGAGCAAATACA gtTACAGCGGCAACAGCGGCCGTGGCGGCGGCGGCAACAACTACTCCGGGGGTGGCTCCTACAACTCTGGCTCCCACGGGGGCTACGGGGGCTCTGGGGGCGGGGGCTCCTCGTACCAAGGTAAGGCAG GCGGATACTCCTCCCAGTCCAACTACAACTCCCCGGGTTCCCAGAACTACAGCGGCCCCCCCAGCTCCTACCAGGCGTCGCAGGGCGGATACGGCAGGAACGAGCACAGCATGAGTTACCAGTACAGATAA